A section of the Prevotella melaninogenica genome encodes:
- a CDS encoding YitT family protein, with product MVRKRKNKFRDVREFLMIALAMLIGSFGWCAFLLPHQITIGGIAGIASVIQWGLDIPVQYTYLTINGILLFVALKILGWKFCIRTIFAVLVFAFITSILREVFAGHPLFSDEPFLACVVGGVLLGVGVSIALQYNASSGGSDVIAAMIHKYRDVSLGRVILACDLCIITSSYLVLENWEKVIYGYIVLFVMTYVVDYLINGMRGSVQFFVISEHWGEIGSAINNDVDRGCTVIEARGFYTGKKVGMLFIIARRSEAHSIYQVIDEIDPNAFVSQGAVNGVYGMGFDRMKVAHKKKTADEKVRTKE from the coding sequence ATGGTAAGAAAAAGAAAAAACAAGTTTAGAGATGTACGCGAATTTCTGATGATTGCATTGGCAATGCTCATCGGCAGCTTCGGCTGGTGTGCATTCTTATTGCCTCATCAAATCACTATCGGCGGTATTGCTGGTATTGCATCTGTCATTCAATGGGGTCTTGACATCCCTGTACAGTATACCTATCTCACTATCAACGGTATACTACTCTTTGTCGCATTAAAGATATTGGGTTGGAAATTCTGTATCAGGACCATTTTTGCCGTCTTGGTGTTCGCCTTTATAACATCGATTCTGCGTGAAGTCTTTGCTGGACATCCACTCTTTTCCGACGAGCCTTTCCTCGCCTGCGTGGTGGGTGGTGTATTGTTAGGTGTTGGAGTCAGCATCGCCTTGCAGTATAATGCCAGTTCGGGCGGATCGGATGTAATTGCGGCAATGATTCATAAGTATCGTGATGTCTCACTCGGACGTGTTATCCTTGCTTGTGACCTCTGTATCATCACCTCCAGTTATCTCGTTTTGGAGAATTGGGAAAAGGTTATCTACGGATACATTGTTCTCTTCGTAATGACCTATGTTGTGGACTACCTTATTAATGGTATGCGTGGTTCGGTGCAGTTCTTTGTCATTTCTGAACACTGGGGAGAGATTGGTTCTGCCATTAACAACGATGTTGACCGTGGCTGTACGGTTATCGAAGCACGCGGATTCTACACGGGTAAGAAGGTGGGAATGCTCTTTATCATCGCACGCCGTTCTGAAGCACACTCCATCTATCAAGTGATTGACGAGATAGACCCTAACGCCTTTGTGTCACAGGGTGCCGTAAACGGTGTTTATGGTATGGGATTCGATAGAATGAAGGTAGCACATAAAAAGAAAACAGCTGACGAGAAGGTCAGAACAAAAGAATAA
- a CDS encoding alanine/glycine:cation symporter family protein, which translates to MIELFSADGWLNQSIVSVNYFIWSYILVAALIICALWFTWRTHFVQFRMVGEMVRLLTESTGTHDKGEKHVSSFQAFAVSIASRVGTGNLAGVASAIAIGGPGAVFWMWVIALLGSATAFIESTLAQLYKRRHADSFIGGPAYYILHGMHCKWMAKLFAVLITMTVCMAYVSIQSNTICGAMEKAFSIDPTWMGIALAVFSLAVVFGGIQRIAKVSSVLVPLMAVGYVLLALVIIIMNIQLIPSVFRLIIENAFGFTQVAGGGLGATMMNGIKRGLFSNEAGEGSAPNIAATASTTHPVKQGLIQSLGVFTDTLLVCSCTAFIIIISGLYTNNSESGILLTQAALESEVGTAGPVFIAIAIFFFAFSSIIGNYYYGETNVRFLTDRPSAIFVLRVITGGVMVIFGALASLDLVWSIGDFFMALITICNLIAIFTLGKYAFRLLDDYRRQKRAGVQSPVFKRETMPDIAKDIECWG; encoded by the coding sequence ATGATAGAATTGTTTTCTGCAGACGGATGGTTAAATCAATCCATCGTATCTGTCAATTATTTTATATGGTCTTATATCCTTGTTGCCGCACTCATTATTTGTGCGTTATGGTTTACTTGGCGGACGCATTTCGTACAGTTTCGCATGGTTGGCGAGATGGTTCGTTTGCTGACAGAATCGACAGGTACGCATGATAAGGGCGAGAAACATGTATCGTCTTTTCAAGCTTTTGCCGTCTCGATTGCCTCACGTGTGGGAACGGGAAACCTTGCTGGTGTGGCAAGTGCCATAGCCATTGGCGGTCCCGGTGCCGTCTTTTGGATGTGGGTCATAGCGTTGTTGGGTTCTGCGACAGCCTTTATCGAGTCTACGCTTGCCCAGCTTTATAAGCGTCGTCATGCCGATTCGTTTATAGGTGGACCAGCTTATTATATTCTGCATGGAATGCATTGTAAATGGATGGCGAAGCTCTTTGCTGTACTGATTACGATGACTGTCTGTATGGCTTATGTTTCCATACAAAGCAATACTATATGTGGAGCGATGGAGAAGGCTTTTTCGATTGACCCGACATGGATGGGTATTGCTCTCGCAGTCTTCTCTTTAGCAGTTGTCTTCGGTGGTATTCAGCGTATTGCTAAGGTAAGTAGCGTACTCGTTCCGCTGATGGCTGTGGGTTATGTTCTCCTTGCTTTAGTGATAATTATAATGAATATTCAACTCATTCCGTCCGTCTTCCGCCTCATCATTGAGAATGCTTTTGGTTTTACACAGGTTGCAGGTGGTGGATTAGGAGCGACGATGATGAATGGTATTAAGCGTGGATTGTTCAGTAATGAGGCGGGTGAAGGCTCTGCTCCTAACATTGCTGCGACAGCATCAACCACTCACCCCGTGAAACAAGGACTTATCCAGTCGCTCGGTGTATTCACAGATACGCTTCTCGTTTGTAGTTGTACTGCTTTTATTATTATCATTAGCGGACTTTATACCAATAATTCTGAGTCGGGAATATTACTTACTCAGGCAGCGTTAGAGAGCGAAGTGGGTACGGCTGGACCAGTGTTTATTGCGATAGCTATTTTCTTCTTTGCTTTCAGTAGTATTATTGGAAACTATTATTATGGTGAGACCAATGTGCGTTTCTTGACCGACCGTCCTTCAGCTATTTTCGTTTTGCGTGTGATAACAGGAGGTGTAATGGTTATATTTGGTGCTCTTGCCAGTCTTGACCTTGTGTGGAGTATTGGCGACTTCTTCATGGCACTCATCACAATTTGTAACCTTATAGCCATCTTTACACTTGGTAAATACGCTTTCCGCCTGCTTGATGATTATCGTAGACAGAAACGGGCGGGCGTGCAGAGTCCCGTTTTCAAGCGAGAGACAATGCCTGATATAGCAAAAGATATTGAGTGTTGGGGCTAA
- a CDS encoding DoxX family protein, whose amino-acid sequence MKSLELLFPKVESTKTSLLLLASRLIFGLTFASHGLDKLQHFSETAAHFPAPFGLSGDIAVGLSIFGELVCGLAFAFGFLTRLTLLPMIFTMIVAFTTVFGGSISAGELPFLYLVIFVLSWFAGAGKFSVDGIIRSKISRGNS is encoded by the coding sequence ATGAAAAGTTTAGAATTATTGTTTCCAAAAGTTGAAAGTACAAAAACATCCCTCCTATTATTGGCTTCACGCCTTATATTTGGATTGACATTTGCGAGCCATGGACTCGACAAACTACAGCATTTCTCAGAAACGGCTGCACACTTTCCTGCACCCTTCGGTCTTAGTGGTGACATTGCTGTTGGTTTGAGTATCTTCGGCGAGTTAGTGTGTGGTTTGGCATTTGCCTTCGGTTTCCTCACACGTTTAACACTACTACCAATGATTTTCACCATGATAGTTGCTTTCACAACTGTGTTTGGTGGATCGATCAGTGCAGGTGAATTACCTTTCCTCTATCTTGTCATCTTCGTTCTCTCATGGTTCGCTGGCGCAGGCAAGTTCTCTGTTGATGGCATCATTCGAAGCAAAATAAGTCGGGGTAATTCATAA